A genomic segment from Daphnia carinata strain CSIRO-1 chromosome 1, CSIRO_AGI_Dcar_HiC_V3, whole genome shotgun sequence encodes:
- the LOC130690900 gene encoding protein winged eye-like isoform X2, whose product MDPESALGQLLQAAMLVGAGSTRLNTTPIVPGMKTEFPGPPPVYDGHGFGPPVILDLSPRGVDHLPSIQSPYTPVTVDGESCGETEMRIKREVKTESPDFAAGDDESEDDDQVDSGEVEDEMGGGCSRTMGRMPEASLLKWHQRRRKQQEEQSQVIQSASAMTLDSSVLSPPCDLDPAASAPKRKTLIHPQRKHNATASASSNVAIPVGIAVARQRRDKCRSDTPTPPVQPKARRAAQSSPVSSYPTDAMCMSNASIGSTDQHPFNSPSSLAGLSANYPGGRAVYNPTALYAGHPTPIAANAANWAWPNATDYSAAAAAHSLWSATDVNSIMRYSTYPPTPQPSNVSSSLLHQHHHPVGGMTPPPFLLIPTACLDPYQRAATVYWQSYAAPAQSPWGLPPDMAASPTASWALHPPVRSAFELPILRSDVTPYEDPTTHASKPACVISSPPAMAEIKEERISPEPPSHVEEKDEPSIQLERAQPLDSSTAAEPPSIRVRDNLTIGWVSRDPSIRSPSTSLDDENVPRSLSTGHDASPAPMADYSGLQLLSDSIEQFVSADQSKLANEPQTKEERRNDNVTAVEMAGNALDVLCAAALYQQSDSPQSSQPRAVSPATSCIPRPTGFQMEFDFRSKLAELQRKYKEKQKELSSLKCKKKSDKKKKQKKRSSSDKEDKAGRRRNSSSSSSRDGSHHSATKQQEQSSEPAKIVSAPVDFIVPGRLDLPSSTHRSAGVEVELPRIPTSYAAALASAANSMAPPVPANETTTVEKKKRKPDFPVRKQDSELTETIVPSKKRKFFQLFQWCHSADPTSKKNKKKNSSGHDAKSPMKPKIKPKLKAEVQVKQLNSSSSDESEEELKADEEDVLEEDSDRLERHCLPALQFLQLNDDSGAEIETIPVASPLPPAPSPPPPPVPPTPPPLVAEPVIEIPVIDPEPKISDPEPNDSTSASTIKSPWLLTQDLLQDGLRVLIAEEGLFHGGSVSGIRPPDIYGVVVDGERGSRPRILSTEELLHEALLEVCPIGLNQLPVGTRVCGYWSRKSRCLYPGVVSNVHPAGPPNNAGSRNVTREDEIDVEFDDGDSGRIPVSQIRLLPPDYPVLGKDPNPLLKIESRRHKRRISEPAPILVAAVKPSVHQELAQVIAEEVDEPAKKNNKKAEGDESKENNDDGNVQLKKCKKSKKHKKKHKKKRQADAADETLAEQPDLIIPISPGLTIDHAVESAEANDGEPIVKMETRGSKEAVNYSASPIPRRSAAKTKSPEPQQVEQQPRKANKSKMAAFLPERQLWQWLGASFKKASKGKGRKEFYKAIHRGDEIIRVGDCAVFLSAGRPDRPYVGRIELLWQSWGGSMTVKVRWFYHPEETCGGRRLTHLKIPGALFESNHVDENDVQTISHCCTVSSLDDYRLLCKGKPDVNLNLDATYSSGYDQFYLAGFYDPTSGHLSFESDVLEQQQ is encoded by the exons ATGGATCCGGAATCGGCTCTTGGACAGTTGCTGCAGGCTGCCATGCTTGTTGGTGCTGGATCAACACGTCTGAACACCACACCGATTGTTCCCGGAATGAAAACGGAATTTCCAGGACCTCCACCCGTGTACGATGGGCACGGTTTCGGCCCGCCCGTCATCCTGGATTTGTCTCCCCGTGGTGTCGACCACCTTCCATCCATCCAGTCGCCTTACACTCctg TGACGGTCGACGGAGAGAGCTGCGGAGAGACGGAGATGCGCATCAAGCGCGAAGTCAAGACGGAATCACCGGATTTCGCCGCCGGTGATGACGAGAGTGAAGACGACGACCAAGTGGATAGCGGCGAAGTAGAGGACGAAATGGGGGGAGGATGTAGCCGGACTATGGGACGGATGCCGGAGGCGAGTCTCCTCAAATGGCATCAGAGGAGGCGAAAACAGCAGGAGGAGCAATCGCAAGTCATCCAGTCGGCTTCGGCGATGACATTGGACAGCTCTGTGCTATCGCCACCTTGTGATCTCGATCCGGCCGCTTCTGCTCCGAAGCGCAAAACTCTGATCCATCCGCAGCGCAAACATAACGCAACAGCCTCCGCTTCATCGAACGTGGCCATTCCCGTTGGCATTGCCGTCGCCAGGCAACGCAGAGACAAGTGTCGCTCCGACACGCCCACGCCACCCGTCCAGCCAAAAGCTCGACGTGCCGCCCAGTCGAGTCCTGTTTCTTCGTACCCGACGGATGCCATGTGCATGTCGAATGCGTCCATCGGATCGACTGATCAACATCCGTTTAACAGCCCTTCTTCACTAGCTGGCCTAAGTGCAAATTATCCGGGCGGAAGAGCCGTTTATAATCCGACGGCTCTTTACGCCGGTCATCCGACACCAATTGCCGCCAATGCGGCCAATTGGGCTTGGCCGAATGCGACCGACTACAGTGCCGCCGCCGCAGCTCACTCGCTATGGTCGGCGACGGATGTCAACTCCATCATGCGCTATTCCACTTATCCGCCTACTCCACAGCCATCTAACGTCTCGTCGTCCCTCCTTCATCAACATCATCATCCGGTCGGCGGAATGACTCCTCCGCCTTTTCTCCTGATTCCTACCGCCTGCCTCG ATCCTTATCAACGAGCGGCCACAGTTTATTGGCAGAGTTATGCCGCACCGGCTCAGTCGCCGTGGGGTCTCCCGCCAGATATGGCAGCGTCCCCGACAGCTTCATGGGCTCTCCATCCACCGGTCAGATCGGCTTTTGAATTGCCGATTCTCCGAAGTGACGTCACGCCGTACGAGGACCCTACGACCCACGCATCCAAACCGGCATGCGTCATAAGCAGTCCTCCCGCCATGGCCGAAATTAAGGAAGAGCGAATCAGTCCAGAACCACCTAGCCATGTCGAAGAGAAAGATGAGCCTTCGATCCAGTTGGAAAGGGCCCAGCCGCTAGATTCCAGCACAGCGGCAGAGCCGCCGAGCATCCGAGTCAGAGACAACCTCACAATCGGATGGGTCAGTCGCGATCCGTCCATCCGATCTCCATCTACGTCATTAGATGATGAAAATGTCCCGCGTTCATTATCGACGGGTCACGACGCCAGCCCCGCGCCGATGGCGGATTATTCCGGCTTGCAGCTCTTATCGGATAGCATTGAACAATTCGTGTCGGCCGATCAGTCGAAATTGGCCAACGAGCCGCAAACGAAAGAGGAGCGTCGCAACGACAATGTGACCGCAGTCGAAATGGCCGGAAACGCGTTGGATGTCTTGTGCGCGGCCGCTTTGTACCAGCAGTCAGATTCGCCTCAATCGAGCCAACCGAGAGCTGTTTCACCGGCCACGTCATGCATCCCCCGCCCAACCGGATTCCAAATGGAGTTTGACTTCCGCTCCAAGTTGGCCGAACTGCAGCGCAAGTacaaggagaaacaaaaggagCTGAGTAGTTTAA AATGCAAAAAGAAGTcggacaagaagaagaagcagaagaaacGATCCAGCTCGGATAAAGAAGACAAAGCTGGTCGCAGACGGAacagcagtagcagcagcagccgggACGGTAGCCACCATTCGGCCACGAAGCAACAAGAGCAGTCAAGCGAGCCGGCCAAAATCGTTTCGGCGCCAGTCGACTTTATCGTACCCGGTCGTTTGGACTTGCCTTCTTCTACGCATCGCTCCGCGG gtgTTGAGGTGGAATTGCCGAGGATTCCGACTTCGTACGCTGCCGCTTTAGCCTCCGCCGCAAACTCTATGGCTCCTCCTGTACCGGCCAACGAGACAACGACggtcgaaaagaagaaacgtaAGCCGGACTTCCCCGTTCGGAAGCAAGATTCCGAACTGACCGAGACGATCGTGCCCAGCAAGAAGCGCAAATTCTTCCAACTGTTCCAATGGTGCCATTCGGCCGATCCGACCAgtaaaaagaacaagaaaaagaattcttcgGGACACGATGCTAAGAGTCCAATGAAACCAAAGATAAAACCCAAGCttaaag CCGAGGTCCAGGTGAAGCAGCTGAACAGCAGTAGCAGCGACGAAAGTGAAGAAGAATTGAAAGCAGACGAAGAAGACGTACTGGAAGAAGACAGTGACCGACTGGAACGTCATTGTTTGCCGGCgttgcaatttcttcaattaAACGACGATAGTGGCGCGGAAATTGAAACCATCCCCGTGGCTTCTCCTCTTCCGCCGGCTCCAAGTCCTCCACCACCACCTGTGCCGCCTACACCTCCACCTTTAGTGGCAGAACCGGTGATTGAGATCCCGGTAATCGATCCCGAACCTAAAATCAG TGATCCGGAACCGAATGATAGCACCTCCGCTAGCACTATCAAGTCGCCATGGTTACTGACGCAAGATCTACTGCAAGACGGACTACGCGTGCTGATAGCAGAGGAGGGACTGTTCCACGGTGGCTCCGTATCGGGCATCCGGCCGCCCGACATTTACGGCGTCGTCGTGGATGGCGAACGTGGCAGCCGGCCCAGGATTCTGTCGACGGAAGAACTTCTCCACGAAGCA TTGTTGGAAGTTTGTCCGATCGGCCTGAATCAATTGCCGGTCGGCACGCGTGTTTGTGGCTACTGGAGCCGCAAGTCACGCTGCCTCTATCCCGGTGTAGTTTCCAACGTCCATCCGGCCGGCCCACCAAACAACGCTG GCAGTCGTAATGTCACACGCGAGGATGAAATCGACGTCGAGTTTGACGACGGTGACAGCGGCCGTATTCCCGTCAGCCAAATTAGACTGCTTCCGCCAGATTATCCCGTACTAGgcaa GGATCCAAATCCATTGTTGAAAATCGAAAGCCGACGCCACAAGAGGCGCATTTCCGAACCGGCTCCAATTCTTGTAGCAGctgtcaaaccgtcggttcaCCAAGAGTTAGCACAAGTGATTGCGGAAGAAGTGGACGAGCCGGccaagaagaacaacaagaaagcGGAAGGCGACGAATCGAAAGAGAACAACGACGACGGTAACGTGCAACTGAAAAAGTGTAAGAAGAGCAAGAAGCACAAGAAGAAGCACAAGAAAAAACGCCAAGCCGACGCGGCCGATGAGACCCTGGCGGAGCAGCCGGATTTGATCATTCCAATCAGTCCCGGATTGACGATCGATCACGCCGTCGAGAGTGCGGAGGCCAACGACGGCGAGCCGATCGTCAAAATGGAAACAAGAGGCAGCAAAGAAGCGGTCAACTACTCTG CTTCGCCCATTCCCCGCCGGTCGGCAGCCAAGACGAAATCTCCCGAGCCCCAGCAGGTCGAGCAGCAGCCGCGCAAAGccaacaaaagcaaaatggcAGCTTTCCTACCGGAACGGCAGTTGTGGCAGTGGTTGGGCGCCAGTTTCAAGAAAGCCTCCAAAGGCAAAGGACGCAAGGAGTTTTACAAAGCCATTCATCGTGGAGATGAAATAATCCGC GTGGGTGATTGCGCTGTGTTCTTATCGGCCGGTAGGCCTGATCGTCCCTATGTCGGCCGTATCGAGCTTCTCTGGCAGTCGTGGGGTGGTTCCATGACAGTGAAAGTCCGCTGGTTCTATCACCCGGAAGAGACTTGCGGAGGACGGCGATTGACTCATCTCAAGATTCCG GGCGCATTGTTCGAATCGAATCACGTCGACGAGAATGACGTGCAGACCATCTCGCATTGCTGCACCGTCTCTTCGCTGGACGATTACCGCCTTCTATGCAAAGGCAAGCCTGACGTCAACTTAAATTTGGACGCCACCTATAGTTCTGGCTACGACCAATTCTACCTGGCCGGTTTCTATGATCCTACATCCGGCCACTTGAGCTTCGAGTCGGACGTTCTGGAACAGCAGCAGTAA
- the LOC130690919 gene encoding transcription factor MafK-like has product MKKSDKKDRNANANKFDLEPLSPSPCLGISDDELVSISVRDLNRQLKLRGLTREEIVRMKQRRRTLKNRGYAASCRIKRIEQKDELEQEKVGELSETEKLAEDNGKIREEIEALHRKYEALQKFALQKKIPLPPEMDPLH; this is encoded by the exons atgaagaagagtgATAAGAAAGACAGAAATGCCAACGCCAACAAATTTGACTTG GAGCCTTTGTCTCCTTCCCCCTGCCTAGGAATTTCCGACGACGAGCTGGTTTCCATCTCGGTTCGAGATTTGAACAGACAGCTGAAGCTACGGGGTTTGACAAGAGAAGAG ATTGTTAGAATGAAACAACGTCGTagaactttaaaaaatagagGCTATGCAGCAAG TTGCCGCATCAAGCGTATAGAGCAAAAGGATGAGCTCGAGCAAGAAAAAGTTGGGGAACTTTCTGAAACAGAGAAACTTGCTGAAGATAATGGAAAGATCCGTGAAGAAATTGAAGCTCTCCATCGAAAATATGAAGCTCTTCAAAAATTTGCCCTACAGAAGAAGATTCCATTGCCCCCAGAAATGGATCCACTCCattaa
- the LOC130690900 gene encoding protein winged eye-like isoform X1, which produces MDPESALGQLLQAAMLVGAGSTRLNTTPIVPGMKTEFPGPPPVYDGHGFGPPVILDLSPRGVDHLPSIQSPYTPVTVDGESCGETEMRIKREVKTESPDFAAGDDESEDDDQVDSGEVEDEMGGGCSRTMGRMPEASLLKWHQRRRKQQEEQSQVIQSASAMTLDSSVLSPPCDLDPAASAPKRKTLIHPQRKHNATASASSNVAIPVGIAVARQRRDKCRSDTPTPPVQPKARRAAQSSPVSSYPTDAMCMSNASIGSTDQHPFNSPSSLAGLSANYPGGRAVYNPTALYAGHPTPIAANAANWAWPNATDYSAAAAAHSLWSATDVNSIMRYSTYPPTPQPSNVSSSLLHQHHHPVGGMTPPPFLLIPTACLDPYQRAATVYWQSYAAPAQSPWGLPPDMAASPTASWALHPPVRSAFELPILRSDVTPYEDPTTHASKPACVISSPPAMAEIKEERISPEPPSHVEEKDEPSIQLERAQPLDSSTAAEPPSIRVRDNLTIGWVSRDPSIRSPSTSLDDENVPRSLSTGHDASPAPMADYSGLQLLSDSIEQFVSADQSKLANEPQTKEERRNDNVTAVEMAGNALDVLCAAALYQQSDSPQSSQPRAVSPATSCIPRPTGFQMEFDFRSKLAELQRKYKEKQKELSSLKCKKKSDKKKKQKKRSSSDKEDKAGRRRNSSSSSSRDGSHHSATKQQEQSSEPAKIVSAPVDFIVPGRLDLPSSTHRSAGVEVELPRIPTSYAAALASAANSMAPPVPANETTTVEKKKRKPDFPVRKQDSELTETIVPSKKRKFFQLFQWCHSADPTSKKNKKKNSSGHDAKSPMKPKIKPKLKAEVQVKQLNSSSSDESEEELKADEEDVLEEDSDRLERHCLPALQFLQLNDDSGAEIETIPVASPLPPAPSPPPPPVPPTPPPLVAEPVIEIPVIDPEPKISDPEPNDSTSASTIKSPWLLTQDLLQDGLRVLIAEEGLFHGGSVSGIRPPDIYGVVVDGERGSRPRILSTEELLHEALLEVCPIGLNQLPVGTRVCGYWSRKSRCLYPGVVSNVHPAGPPNNAGSRNVTREDEIDVEFDDGDSGRIPVSQIRLLPPDYPVLERDPNPLLKIESRRHKRRISEPAPILVAAVKPSVHQELAQVIAEEVDEPAKKNNKKAEGDESKENNDDGNVQLKKCKKSKKHKKKHKKKRQADAADETLAEQPDLIIPISPGLTIDHAVESAEANDGEPIVKMETRGSKEAVNYSASPIPRRSAAKTKSPEPQQVEQQPRKANKSKMAAFLPERQLWQWLGASFKKASKGKGRKEFYKAIHRGDEIIRVGDCAVFLSAGRPDRPYVGRIELLWQSWGGSMTVKVRWFYHPEETCGGRRLTHLKIPGALFESNHVDENDVQTISHCCTVSSLDDYRLLCKGKPDVNLNLDATYSSGYDQFYLAGFYDPTSGHLSFESDVLEQQQ; this is translated from the exons ATGGATCCGGAATCGGCTCTTGGACAGTTGCTGCAGGCTGCCATGCTTGTTGGTGCTGGATCAACACGTCTGAACACCACACCGATTGTTCCCGGAATGAAAACGGAATTTCCAGGACCTCCACCCGTGTACGATGGGCACGGTTTCGGCCCGCCCGTCATCCTGGATTTGTCTCCCCGTGGTGTCGACCACCTTCCATCCATCCAGTCGCCTTACACTCctg TGACGGTCGACGGAGAGAGCTGCGGAGAGACGGAGATGCGCATCAAGCGCGAAGTCAAGACGGAATCACCGGATTTCGCCGCCGGTGATGACGAGAGTGAAGACGACGACCAAGTGGATAGCGGCGAAGTAGAGGACGAAATGGGGGGAGGATGTAGCCGGACTATGGGACGGATGCCGGAGGCGAGTCTCCTCAAATGGCATCAGAGGAGGCGAAAACAGCAGGAGGAGCAATCGCAAGTCATCCAGTCGGCTTCGGCGATGACATTGGACAGCTCTGTGCTATCGCCACCTTGTGATCTCGATCCGGCCGCTTCTGCTCCGAAGCGCAAAACTCTGATCCATCCGCAGCGCAAACATAACGCAACAGCCTCCGCTTCATCGAACGTGGCCATTCCCGTTGGCATTGCCGTCGCCAGGCAACGCAGAGACAAGTGTCGCTCCGACACGCCCACGCCACCCGTCCAGCCAAAAGCTCGACGTGCCGCCCAGTCGAGTCCTGTTTCTTCGTACCCGACGGATGCCATGTGCATGTCGAATGCGTCCATCGGATCGACTGATCAACATCCGTTTAACAGCCCTTCTTCACTAGCTGGCCTAAGTGCAAATTATCCGGGCGGAAGAGCCGTTTATAATCCGACGGCTCTTTACGCCGGTCATCCGACACCAATTGCCGCCAATGCGGCCAATTGGGCTTGGCCGAATGCGACCGACTACAGTGCCGCCGCCGCAGCTCACTCGCTATGGTCGGCGACGGATGTCAACTCCATCATGCGCTATTCCACTTATCCGCCTACTCCACAGCCATCTAACGTCTCGTCGTCCCTCCTTCATCAACATCATCATCCGGTCGGCGGAATGACTCCTCCGCCTTTTCTCCTGATTCCTACCGCCTGCCTCG ATCCTTATCAACGAGCGGCCACAGTTTATTGGCAGAGTTATGCCGCACCGGCTCAGTCGCCGTGGGGTCTCCCGCCAGATATGGCAGCGTCCCCGACAGCTTCATGGGCTCTCCATCCACCGGTCAGATCGGCTTTTGAATTGCCGATTCTCCGAAGTGACGTCACGCCGTACGAGGACCCTACGACCCACGCATCCAAACCGGCATGCGTCATAAGCAGTCCTCCCGCCATGGCCGAAATTAAGGAAGAGCGAATCAGTCCAGAACCACCTAGCCATGTCGAAGAGAAAGATGAGCCTTCGATCCAGTTGGAAAGGGCCCAGCCGCTAGATTCCAGCACAGCGGCAGAGCCGCCGAGCATCCGAGTCAGAGACAACCTCACAATCGGATGGGTCAGTCGCGATCCGTCCATCCGATCTCCATCTACGTCATTAGATGATGAAAATGTCCCGCGTTCATTATCGACGGGTCACGACGCCAGCCCCGCGCCGATGGCGGATTATTCCGGCTTGCAGCTCTTATCGGATAGCATTGAACAATTCGTGTCGGCCGATCAGTCGAAATTGGCCAACGAGCCGCAAACGAAAGAGGAGCGTCGCAACGACAATGTGACCGCAGTCGAAATGGCCGGAAACGCGTTGGATGTCTTGTGCGCGGCCGCTTTGTACCAGCAGTCAGATTCGCCTCAATCGAGCCAACCGAGAGCTGTTTCACCGGCCACGTCATGCATCCCCCGCCCAACCGGATTCCAAATGGAGTTTGACTTCCGCTCCAAGTTGGCCGAACTGCAGCGCAAGTacaaggagaaacaaaaggagCTGAGTAGTTTAA AATGCAAAAAGAAGTcggacaagaagaagaagcagaagaaacGATCCAGCTCGGATAAAGAAGACAAAGCTGGTCGCAGACGGAacagcagtagcagcagcagccgggACGGTAGCCACCATTCGGCCACGAAGCAACAAGAGCAGTCAAGCGAGCCGGCCAAAATCGTTTCGGCGCCAGTCGACTTTATCGTACCCGGTCGTTTGGACTTGCCTTCTTCTACGCATCGCTCCGCGG gtgTTGAGGTGGAATTGCCGAGGATTCCGACTTCGTACGCTGCCGCTTTAGCCTCCGCCGCAAACTCTATGGCTCCTCCTGTACCGGCCAACGAGACAACGACggtcgaaaagaagaaacgtaAGCCGGACTTCCCCGTTCGGAAGCAAGATTCCGAACTGACCGAGACGATCGTGCCCAGCAAGAAGCGCAAATTCTTCCAACTGTTCCAATGGTGCCATTCGGCCGATCCGACCAgtaaaaagaacaagaaaaagaattcttcgGGACACGATGCTAAGAGTCCAATGAAACCAAAGATAAAACCCAAGCttaaag CCGAGGTCCAGGTGAAGCAGCTGAACAGCAGTAGCAGCGACGAAAGTGAAGAAGAATTGAAAGCAGACGAAGAAGACGTACTGGAAGAAGACAGTGACCGACTGGAACGTCATTGTTTGCCGGCgttgcaatttcttcaattaAACGACGATAGTGGCGCGGAAATTGAAACCATCCCCGTGGCTTCTCCTCTTCCGCCGGCTCCAAGTCCTCCACCACCACCTGTGCCGCCTACACCTCCACCTTTAGTGGCAGAACCGGTGATTGAGATCCCGGTAATCGATCCCGAACCTAAAATCAG TGATCCGGAACCGAATGATAGCACCTCCGCTAGCACTATCAAGTCGCCATGGTTACTGACGCAAGATCTACTGCAAGACGGACTACGCGTGCTGATAGCAGAGGAGGGACTGTTCCACGGTGGCTCCGTATCGGGCATCCGGCCGCCCGACATTTACGGCGTCGTCGTGGATGGCGAACGTGGCAGCCGGCCCAGGATTCTGTCGACGGAAGAACTTCTCCACGAAGCA TTGTTGGAAGTTTGTCCGATCGGCCTGAATCAATTGCCGGTCGGCACGCGTGTTTGTGGCTACTGGAGCCGCAAGTCACGCTGCCTCTATCCCGGTGTAGTTTCCAACGTCCATCCGGCCGGCCCACCAAACAACGCTG GCAGTCGTAATGTCACACGCGAGGATGAAATCGACGTCGAGTTTGACGACGGTGACAGCGGCCGTATTCCCGTCAGCCAAATTAGACTGCTTCCGCCAGATTATCCCGTACTAG AGAGGGATCCAAATCCATTGTTGAAAATCGAAAGCCGACGCCACAAGAGGCGCATTTCCGAACCGGCTCCAATTCTTGTAGCAGctgtcaaaccgtcggttcaCCAAGAGTTAGCACAAGTGATTGCGGAAGAAGTGGACGAGCCGGccaagaagaacaacaagaaagcGGAAGGCGACGAATCGAAAGAGAACAACGACGACGGTAACGTGCAACTGAAAAAGTGTAAGAAGAGCAAGAAGCACAAGAAGAAGCACAAGAAAAAACGCCAAGCCGACGCGGCCGATGAGACCCTGGCGGAGCAGCCGGATTTGATCATTCCAATCAGTCCCGGATTGACGATCGATCACGCCGTCGAGAGTGCGGAGGCCAACGACGGCGAGCCGATCGTCAAAATGGAAACAAGAGGCAGCAAAGAAGCGGTCAACTACTCTG CTTCGCCCATTCCCCGCCGGTCGGCAGCCAAGACGAAATCTCCCGAGCCCCAGCAGGTCGAGCAGCAGCCGCGCAAAGccaacaaaagcaaaatggcAGCTTTCCTACCGGAACGGCAGTTGTGGCAGTGGTTGGGCGCCAGTTTCAAGAAAGCCTCCAAAGGCAAAGGACGCAAGGAGTTTTACAAAGCCATTCATCGTGGAGATGAAATAATCCGC GTGGGTGATTGCGCTGTGTTCTTATCGGCCGGTAGGCCTGATCGTCCCTATGTCGGCCGTATCGAGCTTCTCTGGCAGTCGTGGGGTGGTTCCATGACAGTGAAAGTCCGCTGGTTCTATCACCCGGAAGAGACTTGCGGAGGACGGCGATTGACTCATCTCAAGATTCCG GGCGCATTGTTCGAATCGAATCACGTCGACGAGAATGACGTGCAGACCATCTCGCATTGCTGCACCGTCTCTTCGCTGGACGATTACCGCCTTCTATGCAAAGGCAAGCCTGACGTCAACTTAAATTTGGACGCCACCTATAGTTCTGGCTACGACCAATTCTACCTGGCCGGTTTCTATGATCCTACATCCGGCCACTTGAGCTTCGAGTCGGACGTTCTGGAACAGCAGCAGTAA
- the LOC130690914 gene encoding protein FAM8A1-like — MSSIVDESESVGSAGQPQGMAEYTDQLRSWLGEAYQWQALQCLPYLMPSLFIQSRYRPLPSPEVSAPPEPQVQNHQQRQQSNVPGSIPAEAQIEGRVFEVPKLSKRLLAEVIDFGLLFFIKAFLTLTVLDAWNMEDSNFFQTDTDLTEETDYEMAMAITANLLTIELIHRLLVVFYEVCFTLQGGTPGKRTMGISIISCTKCVPVGESRVLVQPATGVTFWRSLGRAFLKNMGTAILFPTFLPLMVVQHNRTLYDILCGTIVVETE, encoded by the exons ATGAGTAGTATTGTGGATGAATCAGAAAGTGTAGGTTCTGCTGGACAACCCCAAGGAATGGCAGAATATACCGATCAGCTGAGAAGCTGGTTAGGTGAAGCTTATCAATGGCAGGCATTGCAATGCCTTCCATATTTAATGCCTTCGCTATTTATTCAAAGTCGGTATCGACCATTACCTAGCCCAGAAGTTTCAGCTCCACCAGAACCACAGGTACAAAACCACCAACAGAGACAACAGTCTAATGTCCCAGGTTCCATCCCAGCAGAAGCACAAATTGAAG GAAGAGTTTTTGAAGTTCCTAAGCTTTCCAAACGATTGTTGGCTGAAGTTATTGATTTTGGTTTGCTGTTTTTCATCAAAGCATTTTTGACATTAACTGTCCTAGATGCTTGGAACATGGA agattcaaatttttttcaaacggaCACTGACCTAACAGAAGAAACTGATTATGAAATGGCTATGGCAATCACAGCAAATTTATTGACTATTGAATTGATCCATCGTTTGCTAGTAGTTTTTTATGAGGTTTGCTTCACCCTGCAAGGTGGCACCCCAGGAAAACGAACAATGGGCATAAGTATAATCTCCTGCACCAAGTGTGTCCCTGTTG GCGAAAGTCGAGTACTTGTGCAACCTGCGACAGGCGTCACGTTTTGGAGATCTCTTGGTCGAGCATTCCTAAAGAATATGGGGACAGCTATTCTGTTTCCAACTTTCCTCCCACTGATGGTTGTGCAACACAATCGCACGCTTTATGATATTCTTTGTGGTACGATCGTTGTTGAAACTGAATGA